A window of Candidatus Hydrogenedentota bacterium genomic DNA:
CGATCCTCTGGAAGATCCGCACGTGGCCGACGCGTGTCGACCCGCTGGCGCAGACCTTCCGCTTCGAATGGAACCAGGTCGTCAGCGGTATCGGCCTCTTCTTCACGAGCAAGGACGCCTTCCAGCCGGTGAACGTCCAGGTACGCGGGATCACCAACGGTGTGCCGAACGGGACGGTCTACGCGGAGAAGAGCGTCGCGCCCGGCGATATCGTCTACAACACCGAGACGCGCATCGACTTCGACGATCCGTTCTATGCGGAGGCGGGAAAGCGGTACGCGCTGGTCATCGGCAGCGAAAGCCCGCTCTACGAGGTGCGCGTCGCCCAGCTCGGCCAGATGGGCCAGGATGGGCTCATCACGCGCCTCGACTACACCGAGGGGGCGTTGTTCGAGAGCGCCAACGCCGAGGCGTGGACGCCGCTGCCAGACACGAGCCTCACCATGAAGGTCTATGGCCGGAAGTTCGATCTCGACGGCGTGGTCAGGTTCATGCCGATTACGGGCGTTCAGTTTGCCGCCTTCAACATCGACGAGTACAGCACCATCCCCGAGGGCTGCGCCATGTTGTGGGAGTATTCGATGAATGGCGGAACGAGTTGGGACGCCCTTGTGCCCGCCGAGGAGGAACGCCTGCCGAACCTCGCGACGCAGGTGCTGGTGCGGGTGCGTCTGGCGTCGAACGCGGACAATGATTCGCCCGTGCTCAGTTTCCGGGATGTGAACCTCGTCGGGTACTTGAACGGCACTGCCGGGGTATACGTCACCCGTGAGAACGAACTGGCTCAGGGCGTCGCCTCGACCAAGGTCTATGCGCAGATGGATATCCCGAGCGGAACGACCATCCAGTGGCTCTGCAGCAACAACGGCGGCGTCACCTGGGAGGCCATGACTATCGATGTCACCCGGCCCATCACGGAGGAGTGGACCGAGTACACACTCATGCGGACCTTCACAAACAACACCGGCAACCGTGTCCGCTACAAGGCGGCCATGACCGGCACGCCGCTGATCTACCCGCGCATCCACACGCTGGGGGCGACCCTGAGCTAAGGATGATCCGCGACCTGAAACAATCGCCGGACGAGACACCGGGGCGGCCCAGCGCCGCCTCGGTGCTGCGTCGGGCTGTAGAAGCCCTTCAAGCCGACTATCTGCGGCTGGAGAAGATCGTGCTCAAGTGCGGCGGCTGGCGCTGCGATCATTGTGAAGCGGTCCAGCCGCCCGGCGGCACACGCTACCGCCGGGACAACGATTACCTTTGCCGCGAATGCTTCCAGGAAATCCAGCACGCGGTCCAACGAAGGAGGAACACCCCATGCTCGTGAAACGGCGCGGTGGCATGACCGAGTACATCCCGACTCCAAAAGAGAAGCGCGAAGCCTTGGTGCGCGATCACTTCACCGAGGTGGTCGAACTGCTGCATAAACGCCTCGTCCGCCTTGAACAGGCATTCGACCTGCCAGAGGAGGACGCAGAGGCATGCGCTTCATTGCTGGCCCGCATCCGGGAAGAGGAGCAACGCACGGTTCTTCTCAACCGGGAACTGCGGTCAGGTGACGTTTCGGCCGTGGGGCAATAGCGAACACCGCGCGCCAAAGCTGCACAGCCAAGCGGAGATATCGAGGGTTGTCCGGAAGACTTCTGGCCCTTTGGCGGTCATGCCCCGGCAGGGCACGAAGCACGCAAGTCCCGGCGTGTCCGTAGGTTATGCCGGGTATCCATAAGTCATTCTGCGCCAATGTGTTGCGCTTTTTCTTCTCGTGTTCTTTCTCTTGACTTCCAGCCCCGAACCAAGCGTTCATTGGCATAGGAAGGCGGGAACAGCCGCCCACGAGTTGAAGCCGGAACGCAGGAAGGAACACAGCGGACATGGACATGCGCGAGATACGGTTCGGGGTCGAGATTGAGACGGTCAAACGGACACGGGAACAAGTCGCCCGGGCCATCCACTCGGTGGTCGGCGGCACGGTGCAATACGTCGGCCAGCCCAACTGTTACGACCCTTGGGAGGTCGTGGATCTGCACGGGCGGCGGTGGAAGGTAGTCGCCGACGCCTCGCTCAGTCATGTGCCCTTCCACCTGCGCGCCGAGGTCGTGACCCCGGTCCTCGGTTACGAAGACATCACGCAGCTCCAGGAAGTCGTCCGCGCCATCCACCGCTGCGGCGCGCGCGTAAGCACGCAATGCGGCATGCACGTCCACATCGACGCCGCGCCCTTCGATGGACGCCGCCTCGGCAACCTCGCCAAGATCGTGTACAAACAGGAGCCGCTCATCCTGCACGCCTTGGGCATCAGCCAGGAACGCCTCAACCGCTATACACGCCCAATCAGCGACGAGTTCATTCGCAACGTCGAACGCCAGCGGCCCAAGACCAAAGACGAACTCAATCGCATCTGGTACGGCTACCACAACACGCAACCGCAGCATTACTGCTCGACCCGCTACCACGGCGTGAACCTGCACAACGTCTGGTACCGCGGCACGGTCGAGTTCCGCTGGTTCGAGGCCACGCTCCACGCCGGCAAGGTGCGCGCGTACATCACGCTCTGCCTCGCGCTCGCCGCCAAGGCCCTGAACGGACGCGCGGCGTCGAGCCATAAGCGAGCCTTCGATCCGGCGAGCGCCAAGTATGACTTCCGCGTCTTCCTGCTTCGCCTGAATCTCATCGGCGAAGAGTTCAAGGCGGTGCGTAAGCACCTGCTGGCGAACATGCCGGGTGACGCGGCCTTCAAGAAGGGCCGGCCGCAGACCGCACTGGAAACAGAAACCCAACCGCATGCGACCGCATGCTGAACGGAGGGACACCGATGAAGATGATCATTCGCGCCACGGACAAGGAGGGGCGGCCGGTCCCGGAGACCGGCCAGTTTATCGAGGGGCCGGATTGCCTTGCGCTCGTCGAGCAGATGTGCGCGCAAACGCCCTTCACGGCTCAGCAGACGCCGGACGAGTATATGGAAGATCTGTTGGCCCGGCTCCCGGAGAAGCCGCCCGTGCGCGGCGGTAACGCGGAACAGCGCGCCGCCGATTTCCTGAGCGCCCTGGCCACGCACGGCCTTGTCGAGTTCGTCGCGGACAAGGTGGCCCATGCCGAAGTGAGCATGACGCTCGAAGATCCGGGACCGGTCGTCATCCCAGCGCAGGTGCTCGACGACCTCGAAGCCATCCGCCGCGATGGACGCAGCAACATGCTGGACTGGCCCGCCGTGGCGCGGATCGCCGAGGCTATGGGGATGGACAGGACGGCGGCATGGGTCCGCACGCATCACCGCGAATACTCCGCGGGCATCTTCCGCGGTTTCGCGCCGGACGAGAAAGGCATCGCAGCATGTGCGGACAAGCGGGACTGATTCTCGGGAAGAAACGGCGGAGCGATGCCGAAATCGCCGTCCTCAAGACACTCTTCTCCGGCCTGTTGATGCGCAGTGAAGTCCGGGGGCGGCACGCCAGCGGCGTGGCGGTGGTCGACCAGGACGGTGAATACCGACTCTTCAAGCGGCCCATGCCGGCGACACAACTTCTGGCCCAGCCGGGCTACGCGGATGCTCTGGGCACTGTCGAAGGCAGCCACGGACGCTTCGCGGGCCGCACCACGCTCATTCTCGGGCACACGCGGCACCGGACGTGCGGCGACGAGGCCAACAACGCCAACAACCATCCCCTGCGCGCCGCCGACTGGCTCGGCACGTTCAACGGCACCATCTACAACGCAAGCAGGCTGTTCCGCCGACACCGGCTCTATCGCCACGCCGAGGTCGACAGCGAATTGGTCCTGCGCCTGGCCGACAAGTTCGCCGACATCGGAACCCTGGAGGTGCCCCGGTTTACCGATGCCCTGCGCCCCGCACGGGGCCAATTGAGCGCCGTCTTTGCCTCCCTGTGTACTCCGGAGACCGCCTACGTTCTCCACGGCAACCGCCCGCTGGTTCTGCGCGCACATCGCGGGCTGCGTGTCATCGCCTATGCCTCTGAGGGCCGCTTCCTGGATGCCGTCCTCGGCGATTTGCGCGGATGGAGAGACTTCGCCCTGCCGTCAATGACCCTCGCTTGTTTCCACCGCGAGGACATCTTCCATCCCGACTTCCACGCG
This region includes:
- a CDS encoding amidoligase family protein translates to MDMREIRFGVEIETVKRTREQVARAIHSVVGGTVQYVGQPNCYDPWEVVDLHGRRWKVVADASLSHVPFHLRAEVVTPVLGYEDITQLQEVVRAIHRCGARVSTQCGMHVHIDAAPFDGRRLGNLAKIVYKQEPLILHALGISQERLNRYTRPISDEFIRNVERQRPKTKDELNRIWYGYHNTQPQHYCSTRYHGVNLHNVWYRGTVEFRWFEATLHAGKVRAYITLCLALAAKALNGRAASSHKRAFDPASAKYDFRVFLLRLNLIGEEFKAVRKHLLANMPGDAAFKKGRPQTALETETQPHATAC
- a CDS encoding glucosamine 6-phosphate synthetase; the protein is MCGQAGLILGKKRRSDAEIAVLKTLFSGLLMRSEVRGRHASGVAVVDQDGEYRLFKRPMPATQLLAQPGYADALGTVEGSHGRFAGRTTLILGHTRHRTCGDEANNANNHPLRAADWLGTFNGTIYNASRLFRRHRLYRHAEVDSELVLRLADKFADIGTLEVPRFTDALRPARGQLSAVFASLCTPETAYVLHGNRPLVLRAHRGLRVIAYASEGRFLDAVLGDLRGWRDFALPSMTLACFHREDIFHPDFHAVDFVAQERRRSSIEATESTRRVPA
- a CDS encoding VrlD; its protein translation is MLVKRRGGMTEYIPTPKEKREALVRDHFTEVVELLHKRLVRLEQAFDLPEEDAEACASLLARIREEEQRTVLLNRELRSGDVSAVGQ
- a CDS encoding DUF5049 domain-containing protein; protein product: MKMIIRATDKEGRPVPETGQFIEGPDCLALVEQMCAQTPFTAQQTPDEYMEDLLARLPEKPPVRGGNAEQRAADFLSALATHGLVEFVADKVAHAEVSMTLEDPGPVVIPAQVLDDLEAIRRDGRSNMLDWPAVARIAEAMGMDRTAAWVRTHHREYSAGIFRGFAPDEKGIAACADKRD